One Pyrus communis chromosome 13, drPyrComm1.1, whole genome shotgun sequence genomic window carries:
- the LOC137713661 gene encoding protein TERMINAL FLOWER 1-like isoform X1 has product MARVPEPLVVGRVIGDVLDSFTPTTHMSVTYNTKLVCNGLELFPSVVTAKPRVEIQGGELRSFFTLVMTDPDCPGPSDPYLREHLHWIVTDIPGTTDAAFGREALSYEMPRPNIGIHRFVFVLFKQKRRQSINPPSSRDCFSTRSFAAENDLGLPVAAVYFNAQREGAARRR; this is encoded by the exons ATGGCAAGAGTCCCGGAGCCTCTAGTTGTTGGGAGAGTGATAGGAGATGTTCTTGATTCCTTCACTCCAACAACACACATGTCTGTCACTTACAACACCAAGCTAGTCTGCAATGGACTTGAGCTCTTTCCTTCTGTTGTCACAGCCAAACCTAGAGTTGAGATTCAAGGAGGGGAGTTGAGATCTTTCTTTACTTTG GTGATGACGGACCCAGATTGTCCTGGCCCTAGTGACCCTTATCTAAGGGAGCACCTGCACTG GATTGTGACAGACATTCCAGGCACTACAGATGCCGCATTTG GAAGAGAGGCGCTGAGCTACGAGATGCCAAGGCCCAACATTGGCATCCACAGGTTTGTGTTTGTTCTCTTCAAGCAGAAACGAAGACAATCAATCAACCCACCTTCCTCAAGGGATTGCTTCAGCACTCGAAGCTTCGCGGCTGAAAATGACCTGGGTCTTCCTGTCGCTGCCGTTTACTTCAATGCGCAGAGAGAAGGTGCAGCTAGAAGACGCTAG
- the LOC137713661 gene encoding protein TERMINAL FLOWER 1-like isoform X2: MARVPEPLVVGRVIGDVLDSFTPTTHMSVTYNTKLVCNGLELFPSVVTAKPRVEIQGGELRSFFTLVMTDPDCPGPSDPYLREHLHWIVTDIPGTTDAAFGKEALSYEMPRPNIGIHRFVFVLFKQKRRQSINPPSSRDCFSTRSFAAENDLGLPVAAVYFNAQREGAARRR, from the exons ATGGCAAGAGTCCCGGAGCCTCTAGTTGTTGGGAGAGTGATAGGAGATGTTCTTGATTCCTTCACTCCAACAACACACATGTCTGTCACTTACAACACCAAGCTAGTCTGCAATGGACTTGAGCTCTTTCCTTCTGTTGTCACAGCCAAACCTAGAGTTGAGATTCAAGGAGGGGAGTTGAGATCTTTCTTTACTTTG GTGATGACGGACCCAGATTGTCCTGGCCCTAGTGACCCTTATCTAAGGGAGCACCTGCACTG GATTGTGACAGACATTCCAGGCACTACAGATGCCGCATTTGGTAA AGAGGCGCTGAGCTACGAGATGCCAAGGCCCAACATTGGCATCCACAGGTTTGTGTTTGTTCTCTTCAAGCAGAAACGAAGACAATCAATCAACCCACCTTCCTCAAGGGATTGCTTCAGCACTCGAAGCTTCGCGGCTGAAAATGACCTGGGTCTTCCTGTCGCTGCCGTTTACTTCAATGCGCAGAGAGAAGGTGCAGCTAGAAGACGCTAG